In Saccharothrix violaceirubra, the following are encoded in one genomic region:
- a CDS encoding NUDIX hydrolase — MSQFSYPVSIKGVVVRDDRVLLLKNVRDEWELPGGRIEPGETPEECVAREITEETRWNVTTGPILDTWMYYINVAEKNVFIVTYGCHPEDDAEPVLSHEHKEVGLFTESEVHGLNMPDGYKRSITTWFARLRETDRELIR; from the coding sequence ATGAGCCAGTTCAGCTACCCCGTCTCGATCAAGGGCGTGGTGGTGCGCGACGACCGGGTGTTGCTGCTGAAGAACGTGCGCGACGAGTGGGAACTACCCGGTGGCCGGATCGAGCCGGGCGAGACGCCCGAGGAGTGCGTGGCACGGGAGATCACCGAGGAAACGCGGTGGAACGTCACCACCGGGCCGATCCTCGACACGTGGATGTACTACATCAACGTGGCTGAGAAGAACGTGTTCATCGTGACCTACGGCTGCCACCCCGAAGACGATGCCGAACCCGTGCTTTCCCATGAGCACAAGGAAGTCGGCTTGTTCACCGAGTCCGAGGTGCACGGACTGAACATGCCGGACGGCTACAAGCGCTCGATCACGACTTGGTTCGCGCGTCTGCGTGAAACCGATCGGGAACTGATCCGGTAG
- a CDS encoding TauD/TfdA family dioxygenase codes for MNDPLGRAWIAADDKAAVADALARHGLVLVDGLSDSADVLRLAQSVATVVPHRDSASDGVTTLVDLGSDASGFAGFSSCALAPHTDRSGVANPPALLMLGCSRRATSGGQCVLFDGLAVYETLAETEPDALAALRAPRSVLFGGASGHLGAIFTEYDDGRVTVRLRQDDLVQFSPDVERSLPTLRAAIEQHVRELDLSAGQGYVLDNHRWLHGRRAFIGHRVVHRINGNPLPHLGIRTGIPTRARSGAV; via the coding sequence ATGAATGACCCGTTGGGCAGGGCTTGGATCGCGGCCGATGACAAGGCGGCCGTGGCGGATGCGCTGGCTCGTCACGGCCTGGTGCTCGTGGACGGGCTGTCGGACTCGGCGGACGTGCTGCGGCTCGCTCAGTCCGTCGCCACGGTGGTTCCGCACCGGGACAGCGCGTCGGACGGCGTGACCACCCTGGTGGACCTCGGTTCGGACGCGAGCGGGTTCGCGGGGTTCAGCTCGTGCGCGCTTGCGCCGCACACGGATCGCTCCGGTGTCGCCAACCCGCCCGCGCTGCTGATGTTGGGCTGTTCGCGGCGCGCGACGAGCGGCGGTCAATGCGTGCTGTTCGACGGACTCGCGGTCTACGAAACGCTTGCCGAGACCGAACCCGATGCGCTCGCGGCGCTGCGTGCGCCGAGGTCCGTGCTGTTCGGCGGTGCGTCCGGGCACCTCGGGGCGATCTTCACCGAGTACGACGACGGGCGGGTCACCGTCAGGCTGAGGCAAGACGATCTCGTGCAGTTCTCGCCGGACGTGGAACGGTCGTTGCCGACGCTGCGCGCGGCGATCGAGCAGCACGTGCGCGAACTGGACCTGAGCGCCGGGCAGGGCTACGTCCTCGACAACCACCGCTGGTTGCACGGCCGACGAGCGTTCATCGGGCACCGGGTGGTGCACCGGATCAACGGCAACCCGCTGCCGCACCTCGGCATCCGGACCGGCATCCCGACCCGTGCGCGGAGCGGTGCGGTATGA
- a CDS encoding LamG domain-containing protein, which produces MTRRSATWREPARLSRLLCATVSSAALLAGMTALPAHAQPAPTPTAPTTPEQQAKATGKPVELADQGTERTKVFVNPDGTRTLEARPGAVRVRRDDGWEPVDTSLKTRPDGALTPKAVTAPIVFSGGGTAPLVEFGAGERKVSLSWPSALPKPTVDGDSATYAEVFPGVDLVLNARAEGFTQVLVVKNAEAADNPDLREVALKTSTTGVSLKEGDFETPKVVDKAGVEVLSGAKPMMWDSSGADPQRGEASSADGPSIGAKRAALGLDVTGDSLEVTTDEKLLTGEDTVYPVYIDPPFNASRLGGTELWKNFSNDPNWNNWYTGVARVGYEAQTGQTVRSVWTFDIGALQGKIVKTAWFQATQTHAWNCNDSYVNLWRTTEAGPGTNWNNIGWLQWLDSRLDKGGAGCPTVGVDLNAVNGVVGALNEGKQYVSLGISAGDENTVNGWRKFDPNPALNITYNSRPNTPTELSTDGTGCATGANRPYLRNPNPQFTARVSDSDGAENPLLNARFYWGHVNGGDLGSGGIDGIPNGEIARYNFPTGTFTDGGQYAWTVGVGDYIDPSARSTFCEFVLDLSQPAAAPGVSSTDFPADDEFHGIAGTAGQFTFAAGGVSDVAGYRYGYENPPVNYVAASSLGGTASVNLTAKHLGRNVVYVQSVDRAGNVSAGQPAAYAFHTDQQTVSTGRWQLDGDGSDVADVPHPLTASPTGVSWVAGRDGQAAQLNGGVLTTAGPVVATNQSFSVAAWVKLGANADPNGWYNALSQDGNRNSAFVLQYSGSTKGWVFDTPNADADGSGEAWVTSNQPAEKNVWTRLIGVYDAASGEIKLYVNGVYQGSAKRNTPWNAGGSLVVGRGKQTGASTGAFAGAVDDVVVYDRVLVAEDISELSNRPAVMEGHWAFNDPAPTGPASTITLGAKWDVGYGGTGQSLRLAGGTLSTPAPMRTDQSFTVSARVFLRNKGNWFDAVSQDGNRNSGFVLQYSSSSDKWAFDMPDADADGSAETWVNSTATAATETWTHLTGVYDATAGKMRLYVNGVLQGETTKSSSWNAAGSLVVGRGKQNGASLGYFPGTVDDVFVYGSALTAAQITALHQSTPPAGWAWQLDPAGTSAVDSSTRDRTATVFGGAAITGGKLQLADGDDFAATVGSALRTDQSFSVTARVTPSQLDGRRPIVSQSGTRVGGYYLQYSDSRWTFAMGNADQDNPVEDVVKSSNAPTNGQQVNLAAVYDAAAGELRLYVNGVPQGDPTKHVSTWNAAGSVGIGRALFNGSAMTPFLGGVDSVRVYQGVLTPREIKLISTSG; this is translated from the coding sequence ATGACACGTCGTTCCGCGACGTGGCGCGAGCCTGCGCGCCTGTCACGTCTGCTGTGTGCCACCGTCTCCTCTGCGGCGCTGCTCGCGGGTATGACCGCGCTACCCGCCCACGCCCAGCCCGCTCCGACCCCGACCGCTCCGACGACGCCCGAGCAGCAGGCCAAGGCCACCGGCAAGCCGGTCGAGCTGGCGGACCAGGGCACCGAGCGGACCAAGGTGTTCGTCAACCCCGACGGCACACGAACACTGGAAGCCAGACCGGGCGCCGTCCGGGTGCGCAGGGACGACGGGTGGGAACCCGTCGACACGTCCTTGAAAACGCGGCCCGACGGCGCGTTGACGCCCAAGGCGGTCACCGCGCCCATCGTGTTCTCCGGCGGCGGGACCGCGCCGTTGGTCGAGTTCGGCGCCGGGGAGCGGAAAGTCTCCCTGTCCTGGCCCTCAGCGCTGCCGAAGCCGACGGTGGACGGCGACAGCGCGACCTACGCCGAGGTGTTCCCGGGCGTCGACCTGGTGCTCAACGCGCGCGCCGAGGGGTTCACGCAGGTCCTGGTCGTCAAGAACGCCGAGGCGGCGGACAACCCGGACCTGCGCGAAGTCGCGCTGAAGACGAGCACCACCGGGGTTTCCCTGAAGGAAGGCGACTTCGAGACGCCCAAGGTCGTCGACAAGGCCGGGGTCGAGGTGCTCAGCGGCGCCAAGCCGATGATGTGGGACTCGTCGGGCGCCGACCCGCAGCGGGGCGAGGCGTCGTCCGCCGACGGTCCGTCCATCGGTGCCAAGCGGGCCGCGCTCGGCCTCGACGTCACCGGCGACTCCCTGGAGGTGACGACCGACGAGAAGCTGCTGACCGGCGAGGACACCGTCTACCCGGTCTACATCGACCCGCCGTTCAACGCCTCCCGGCTCGGCGGCACCGAGCTGTGGAAGAACTTCTCCAACGACCCCAACTGGAACAACTGGTACACCGGCGTCGCGCGGGTCGGCTACGAGGCGCAGACCGGCCAGACCGTCCGCTCCGTCTGGACGTTCGACATCGGCGCGCTCCAGGGCAAGATCGTCAAGACGGCCTGGTTCCAGGCCACCCAGACACACGCCTGGAACTGCAACGACAGCTACGTGAACCTCTGGCGCACCACCGAAGCCGGACCGGGTACGAACTGGAACAACATCGGCTGGTTGCAGTGGCTCGACTCCAGACTCGACAAGGGCGGGGCCGGCTGCCCCACGGTCGGTGTCGACCTCAACGCGGTCAACGGCGTCGTCGGCGCCCTCAACGAGGGCAAGCAGTACGTCTCGCTCGGCATCTCGGCCGGTGACGAGAACACCGTCAACGGGTGGCGCAAGTTCGACCCCAACCCGGCCCTGAACATCACCTACAACTCGCGGCCGAACACGCCGACCGAGCTGTCCACCGACGGCACCGGGTGCGCGACCGGCGCGAACCGGCCGTACCTGCGCAACCCGAACCCGCAGTTCACCGCCCGCGTCTCCGACTCGGACGGCGCCGAGAACCCGCTGCTCAACGCCCGCTTCTACTGGGGCCACGTCAACGGCGGCGACCTCGGGTCCGGCGGCATCGACGGCATCCCCAACGGCGAGATCGCGCGGTACAACTTCCCGACGGGCACGTTCACCGACGGCGGCCAGTACGCGTGGACCGTGGGCGTCGGCGACTACATCGACCCGTCCGCCCGGTCCACGTTCTGCGAGTTCGTGCTCGACCTGTCGCAGCCCGCGGCGGCACCCGGCGTGAGTTCCACCGACTTCCCCGCGGACGACGAGTTCCACGGCATCGCGGGCACGGCCGGGCAGTTCACGTTCGCCGCCGGCGGGGTCTCGGACGTCGCCGGCTACCGCTACGGCTACGAGAACCCGCCGGTGAACTACGTCGCCGCGTCGTCCCTGGGCGGCACCGCGTCGGTCAACCTCACCGCGAAACACCTGGGCCGCAACGTGGTCTACGTGCAGAGCGTGGACCGCGCCGGCAACGTGAGCGCCGGGCAGCCCGCCGCGTACGCCTTCCACACCGACCAGCAGACGGTGTCCACCGGGCGGTGGCAGCTCGACGGCGACGGCTCCGACGTCGCGGACGTGCCGCACCCGCTCACCGCGTCGCCCACCGGCGTGTCGTGGGTGGCCGGACGTGATGGTCAGGCCGCGCAACTCAACGGCGGCGTGCTGACCACGGCCGGTCCCGTCGTGGCGACGAACCAGAGCTTCAGCGTGGCGGCGTGGGTCAAGCTGGGCGCGAACGCCGACCCGAACGGCTGGTACAACGCGCTCAGCCAGGACGGCAACCGCAACAGCGCCTTCGTGCTCCAGTACTCCGGGTCGACAAAGGGCTGGGTGTTCGACACCCCGAACGCCGACGCGGACGGGTCCGGCGAGGCGTGGGTGACGTCGAACCAGCCGGCCGAGAAGAACGTCTGGACGCGCCTGATCGGCGTGTACGACGCCGCGTCCGGTGAGATCAAGCTGTACGTCAACGGCGTCTACCAGGGTTCGGCCAAGCGGAACACGCCGTGGAACGCGGGCGGCTCGCTGGTCGTCGGCCGGGGCAAGCAGACCGGCGCGTCGACGGGTGCCTTCGCCGGTGCCGTGGACGACGTCGTGGTGTACGACCGGGTCCTGGTCGCCGAGGACATCTCCGAGCTGTCCAACCGGCCCGCGGTCATGGAAGGCCACTGGGCGTTCAACGACCCGGCTCCCACCGGTCCGGCGTCGACGATCACCCTGGGCGCCAAGTGGGACGTCGGCTACGGCGGCACGGGGCAGAGCCTGCGCCTGGCCGGCGGCACCCTGTCCACCCCGGCACCCATGCGCACGGACCAGAGCTTCACCGTGTCCGCCCGGGTCTTCCTGCGGAACAAGGGCAACTGGTTCGACGCGGTCAGCCAGGACGGCAACCGCAACAGCGGGTTCGTGCTCCAGTACTCGTCCTCGAGCGACAAGTGGGCGTTCGACATGCCCGACGCCGACGCGGACGGGTCAGCCGAGACGTGGGTGAACTCGACCGCGACCGCGGCGACCGAGACGTGGACGCACCTGACCGGCGTGTACGACGCGACCGCGGGCAAGATGCGGCTCTACGTCAACGGCGTGTTGCAGGGCGAGACCACGAAGTCCTCGTCGTGGAACGCGGCCGGGTCGCTCGTGGTCGGCCGGGGCAAGCAGAACGGCGCGTCGCTCGGGTACTTCCCGGGCACGGTCGACGACGTCTTCGTGTACGGCTCGGCGCTGACCGCCGCGCAGATCACCGCGCTGCACCAGTCCACGCCGCCCGCCGGCTGGGCGTGGCAGCTCGACCCGGCCGGCACGTCCGCGGTCGACTCGTCCACCCGCGACCGCACGGCCACGGTGTTCGGCGGCGCGGCGATCACCGGCGGGAAGCTCCAGCTCGCCGACGGCGACGACTTCGCCGCCACGGTCGGCTCCGCGCTGCGGACCGACCAGAGCTTCAGCGTGACGGCCCGGGTGACGCCCTCACAGCTCGACGGGCGGCGGCCGATCGTCAGCCAGTCGGGCACCAGGGTCGGGGGCTACTACCTCCAGTACTCGGACAGCCGCTGGACCTTCGCCATGGGCAACGCCGACCAGGACAACCCGGTGGAGGACGTGGTCAAGTCGTCCAACGCGCCGACGAACGGGCAGCAGGTGAACCTGGCCGCCGTGTACGACGCGGCAGCGGGTGAGCTGCGCCTGTACGTCAACGGCGTGCCGCAGGGCGATCCGACCAAGCACGTGTCCACGTGGAACGCGGCCGGGTCGGTGGGGATCGGGCGGGCGCTGTTCAACGGCTCCGCGATGACCCCGTTCCTCGGCGGCGTGGACAGCGTCCGCGTCTACCAGGGCGTGCTGACGCCCCGGGAGATCAAGCTGATCTCGACCTCCGGCTGA